A genomic region of Halopelagius longus contains the following coding sequences:
- a CDS encoding ABC transporter ATP-binding protein, which produces MPPAIEIRDLRKSYGDVQALSGVDLDVPEGSFFGLLGPNGAGKTTFINVLVGLVRKSGGTARVFGHDVEDDYREARDKIGLAPQEFNVDRFFPIREVLEHKAGYHGVPKSEARERADEVLKRVGIYDKRDTRFDWLSGGMKRRFMLARALITEPDLLILDEPTAGVDVQLRHELWETITDLNDHGTTILLTTHYIEEAERLCDEVAILDSGRVVDVASPDELMDRGTDRITVSLRDPPAAVPDLSALDGQYEAAELTESGLAVTAQQGGLVAPDLVRALDRAGHEIVDLEITRTSLEEVFVEMTRQDDRETMEVSN; this is translated from the coding sequence GTGCCTCCCGCGATAGAGATACGCGATCTACGGAAGTCGTACGGCGACGTGCAGGCGCTCTCCGGTGTGGACCTCGACGTGCCAGAGGGCTCTTTCTTCGGCCTGCTGGGACCGAACGGCGCGGGGAAGACGACGTTCATCAACGTCCTCGTCGGTCTGGTCCGGAAGTCGGGCGGGACGGCCCGCGTCTTCGGCCACGACGTCGAGGACGACTACCGCGAGGCGCGGGACAAGATAGGCCTCGCCCCGCAGGAGTTCAACGTGGACCGTTTCTTTCCCATCCGGGAGGTTCTGGAACACAAGGCGGGCTACCACGGCGTCCCCAAGAGCGAGGCCCGAGAGCGCGCCGACGAGGTGCTGAAGCGAGTGGGCATCTACGACAAGCGCGACACCCGCTTCGATTGGCTCTCCGGCGGAATGAAGCGCCGGTTCATGCTCGCGCGCGCCCTCATCACCGAACCGGACCTGCTCATCCTCGACGAACCGACGGCGGGCGTCGACGTGCAACTGCGCCACGAACTGTGGGAGACCATCACCGACCTCAACGACCACGGGACGACCATCCTCCTGACGACGCACTACATCGAGGAGGCCGAACGCCTCTGCGACGAGGTGGCCATCTTAGACTCCGGACGCGTCGTGGACGTGGCGAGTCCGGACGAACTGATGGACCGCGGGACCGACCGCATCACCGTCTCCCTGCGGGACCCGCCCGCCGCGGTGCCCGACCTCTCGGCCCTCGACGGCCAGTACGAGGCGGCCGAACTCACGGAGTCGGGCCTCGCGGTCACCGCCCAGCAGGGCGGTCTGGTCGCCCCGGACCTCGTCCGCGCACTCGACAGGGCGGGCCACGAGATTGTGGACCTCGAAATAACCCGAACCTCACTCGAAGAGGTGTTCGTCGAGATGACGCGGCAGGACGACCGCGAGACGATGGAGGTGTCGAACTGA
- a CDS encoding ABC transporter permease, protein MSSVDMTGFVALLRREILRFLRRPRNTFVPPFITNVLYFSVFGVILGERINEIAGVPYILFILPGLIVLGAISNAFENASFSIFHGRWNRYIEEALTSPLSYSSMVWAYILSSALRGVIVGTLVAIIGAFFTSVGVTHPFYLVAFMLVITLLFASLGVLGGLWAEDFDDLTMLNQFILRPLVFFGGVFYSIAELPQTLQQVSLLNPMIYMVNGVRYGFLGVSEVDPNTSLAVLVVFAAVVTAFNVALFRRGYGLTD, encoded by the coding sequence ATGTCGAGCGTCGATATGACCGGGTTCGTCGCCCTCCTGCGGCGCGAAATCCTCCGGTTCCTCCGCCGCCCCCGCAACACGTTCGTCCCGCCGTTCATCACGAACGTGCTGTACTTCTCCGTCTTCGGCGTCATCCTCGGGGAGCGAATCAACGAAATCGCGGGCGTCCCGTACATCCTCTTTATCCTGCCGGGTCTCATCGTCCTCGGAGCCATCTCGAACGCCTTCGAGAACGCTTCCTTCTCCATCTTCCACGGTCGCTGGAACCGCTACATCGAGGAGGCGTTGACGTCGCCGCTCTCCTACTCCTCGATGGTGTGGGCGTACATCCTCTCCTCGGCGCTCCGGGGGGTCATCGTCGGCACACTCGTCGCCATCATCGGCGCGTTCTTCACGTCGGTGGGCGTCACCCACCCGTTCTATCTGGTCGCGTTCATGCTCGTCATCACCCTGCTCTTCGCGAGTCTGGGCGTCCTCGGCGGCCTCTGGGCGGAGGACTTCGACGACCTGACGATGCTGAACCAGTTCATCCTCCGACCGCTGGTGTTCTTCGGCGGCGTCTTCTACTCCATCGCGGAACTGCCGCAGACGCTCCAGCAGGTGTCGCTCCTGAACCCGATGATATACATGGTCAACGGCGTCCGGTACGGCTTCCTCGGCGTCAGCGAGGTGGACCCGAACACCTCGCTCGCCGTCCTCGTCGTCTTCGCCGCCGTCGTCACCGCGTTCAACGTCGCCCTCTTCCGCCGCGGGTACGGCCTGACGGACTGA
- the ggt gene encoding gamma-glutamyltransferase, producing MDIDGNADLDRFTSRRSTVYGQRGVVATSQPLAAEAGIETLREGGNAFDAAVATAAALNVVEPTSTGLGGDVFALYRTADGEVGAMRSCGGAPADATIENVREAVAEEEGVDPEDAEMPDTGPHAVTVPGTARGWEVTVEELGRLTLPDALEPAIRYATEGYPVSEVVASQWEHGEDLFESDNAREAYLFDGDAPDVGQTVTLPKLGATMERIAEEGADVVYEGDIAEQIAAEVQEAGGFLTVSDLADFEPEFPDPVSTTYNGAEIFELPPNNQGFVALEALNVAEELGAGEYPLDSPDRIHYFAEATKLAFRDGHRYVTDPEYEEIPPLASKEWARTRAEEVSEEANRDVSFGVPDANAEDADTVLLTVADDEGNVVSYINSRFAGFGSGLVAGDTGIALQNRGSSFSLDPDHPNRLEPGKRPFHTLIPALAKFDEDDWAAFGVMGGYMQPQGHVQVISNVVDYGMPLQAALDYPRWRYREDDTLAVEERLSDSLGTKLVRRGHDVRLLSPGTFGGAQIARNDNGTLSAATEPRKDGNAQGY from the coding sequence ATGGATATCGACGGGAACGCGGACTTAGACAGGTTCACCTCGCGTCGTTCGACGGTGTACGGGCAACGCGGCGTCGTGGCGACGAGCCAACCCCTCGCCGCCGAGGCGGGTATCGAGACGCTTCGGGAGGGCGGCAACGCCTTCGACGCCGCCGTCGCCACCGCGGCGGCCCTGAACGTCGTCGAACCCACCTCGACGGGACTCGGCGGCGACGTGTTCGCCCTCTACCGGACGGCCGACGGCGAGGTGGGCGCGATGCGCAGTTGCGGCGGTGCGCCCGCGGACGCGACCATCGAGAACGTCCGAGAAGCCGTCGCCGAGGAGGAGGGCGTGGACCCCGAAGACGCCGAGATGCCCGACACCGGCCCCCACGCCGTCACCGTCCCCGGCACCGCCCGCGGGTGGGAGGTGACCGTCGAGGAACTCGGGCGATTGACGCTCCCGGACGCCCTCGAACCGGCGATTCGCTACGCCACCGAGGGCTACCCCGTCTCGGAGGTCGTCGCCAGCCAGTGGGAACACGGCGAGGACCTGTTCGAGAGCGACAACGCCCGCGAGGCGTACCTCTTCGACGGCGACGCGCCCGACGTGGGCCAGACCGTCACCCTGCCGAAACTCGGCGCGACGATGGAACGCATCGCCGAGGAGGGCGCGGACGTGGTGTACGAGGGTGACATCGCCGAGCAAATCGCCGCCGAGGTGCAGGAGGCCGGGGGCTTCCTGACCGTCTCCGACCTCGCGGACTTCGAACCGGAGTTTCCCGACCCCGTCTCGACGACGTACAACGGCGCGGAAATATTCGAACTCCCGCCGAACAATCAGGGCTTCGTCGCACTCGAAGCGCTGAACGTCGCGGAGGAACTCGGCGCGGGCGAGTACCCCCTCGATTCGCCTGACCGAATCCACTACTTCGCGGAGGCGACGAAACTCGCCTTCCGCGACGGTCACCGCTACGTCACCGACCCCGAGTACGAGGAGATACCGCCCCTCGCCTCGAAGGAGTGGGCGAGAACGCGCGCCGAGGAGGTGAGCGAGGAGGCGAACCGCGATGTCTCCTTCGGCGTCCCCGACGCCAACGCCGAGGACGCGGACACCGTCCTCCTCACCGTCGCCGACGACGAGGGCAACGTCGTCTCCTACATCAACTCCCGGTTCGCCGGGTTCGGGTCGGGCCTCGTCGCCGGCGACACCGGCATCGCCCTCCAGAACCGCGGGAGTTCCTTCTCTCTGGACCCCGACCACCCGAACCGCCTCGAACCGGGCAAGCGGCCGTTCCACACCCTGATTCCGGCGCTCGCGAAGTTCGACGAGGACGACTGGGCGGCCTTCGGCGTCATGGGCGGGTACATGCAACCGCAGGGGCACGTGCAGGTGATATCGAACGTCGTCGATTACGGGATGCCGCTTCAGGCGGCCCTCGATTACCCCCGGTGGCGCTACCGCGAGGACGACACGCTCGCCGTCGAGGAACGCCTCAGCGACAGTCTCGGCACGAAACTCGTCCGGCGGGGACACGACGTGCGTCTGCTCTCACCCGGCACGTTCGGCGGCGCGCAGATAGCGCGGAACGATAACGGAACGCTCTCCGCGGCGACCGAACCTCGGAAGGACGGGAACGCGCAGGGCTACTGA
- a CDS encoding ABC transporter ATP-binding protein has translation MSEVITREETDSVGFGETLIEIDGLTKHFTQGEGLLSAFFETETVKAVDDVTFDIAKGETVGLVGESGCGKSTLARTILRLLEPTDGSVLFKGKNLAEIGGEELRSMRKDMQMIFQDPQSSLDPRMKVGPIVEEPMKAHGLYEGEREERARMLLEKVGLDPQHYNRYPHQFSGGQRQRVNLARALAVNPDFIVCDEPTSALDASIQAQVLNTMRELQDEFGLTYLFISHDLSVIRHISDRVAVMYLGQLVELAETDELFENPQHPYTDALLQSIPVPDPRARGQRGVLEGDVPSPIDPPSGCRFRTRCPKLISPPEYDLTKSEWEDVRRFMRAVERKTFEVEGEASLRAEFFPDGTPGGEAGRIVETSIDEVLEDEWETAADRLVESFAEQSICAKELPAYEVDPEFGDGPHLAACHLHREGGGETAD, from the coding sequence ATGAGCGAAGTAATAACCAGAGAAGAGACGGACTCGGTCGGATTCGGCGAAACGCTCATCGAAATCGACGGGCTGACCAAACACTTCACGCAGGGGGAGGGACTGCTCTCCGCGTTCTTCGAGACGGAGACGGTCAAGGCCGTAGACGACGTGACGTTCGACATCGCCAAGGGCGAGACGGTCGGACTCGTCGGCGAGTCCGGGTGCGGCAAATCGACGCTCGCGCGGACCATCCTCAGACTGCTCGAACCGACCGACGGGTCCGTCCTGTTCAAGGGCAAGAACCTCGCGGAAATCGGCGGCGAGGAACTGCGGTCGATGCGGAAGGACATGCAGATGATCTTCCAGGACCCGCAGTCGTCGCTCGACCCGCGGATGAAGGTCGGACCCATCGTCGAGGAACCGATGAAGGCCCACGGACTGTACGAGGGCGAACGCGAGGAACGCGCCCGGATGCTGTTGGAGAAGGTCGGACTCGACCCCCAGCACTACAACCGGTACCCCCACCAGTTCTCCGGCGGGCAACGCCAGCGTGTCAACCTCGCGCGCGCACTCGCGGTCAACCCGGACTTCATCGTCTGCGACGAACCCACGTCGGCGCTCGACGCCTCCATCCAAGCGCAGGTGCTGAACACGATGCGCGAACTGCAGGACGAGTTCGGGCTGACGTACCTGTTCATCAGTCACGACCTCTCGGTCATCCGCCACATCTCCGACCGCGTGGCCGTGATGTACCTCGGTCAGTTGGTCGAACTCGCCGAGACGGACGAACTGTTCGAGAACCCCCAGCACCCCTACACCGACGCGTTGCTCCAGTCGATTCCGGTGCCCGACCCGCGGGCGCGGGGCCAACGCGGCGTCCTCGAAGGCGACGTGCCGTCGCCCATCGACCCGCCCTCCGGATGTCGCTTCCGCACGCGGTGTCCGAAACTCATCTCGCCCCCGGAGTACGACCTGACGAAGAGCGAGTGGGAGGACGTGCGTCGATTCATGCGCGCCGTCGAGCGCAAGACGTTCGAAGTCGAGGGCGAGGCGTCCCTTCGCGCGGAGTTCTTCCCCGACGGGACGCCCGGCGGCGAGGCCGGACGCATCGTCGAGACGAGCATCGACGAGGTTCTCGAAGACGAGTGGGAGACCGCCGCGGACCGACTCGTCGAGTCGTTCGCCGAGCAGTCCATCTGCGCGAAGGAACTGCCGGCGTACGAAGTCGACCCCGAGTTCGGAGACGGACCCCACCTCGCGGCGTGTCACCTCCACCGCGAGGGCGGCGGCGAAACCGCCGACTGA
- a CDS encoding ABC transporter ATP-binding protein: MSAEPLLKVENLKTQFFTEEGTVRAVDGISFEVNEGELIGLVGESGAGKSVATSSIMRLVEDPGEIVGGTVTYKGKKIIDIEEGPDGELRRSPEMLSNAEMRKQIRGKEIAIIFQDPMEALNPVFKVGAQLREFIEINRGVSEKKAKEIAVDMLREVGIPEPEKRYDSYPHQFSGGMRQRVLIAMALSCQPDLIIADEPTTALDVTVEGQIIDLVDDLREKYNTSFIWVTHDLGVVAEICDRVNVMYLGEIIEQADVDDLFHKTRHPYTDALLDSIPRPDQTVEELQPIKGVMPEAINPPSGCRFHTRCPDARTVCPEVRPEYQDVSDPDEARHMVSCVKYENVGYDDAEPLETEATEAFGGGLVEARGDDE, translated from the coding sequence ATGAGCGCAGAACCACTACTCAAAGTAGAGAACCTGAAGACCCAGTTCTTCACCGAGGAGGGGACCGTCCGCGCGGTGGACGGCATCTCCTTCGAGGTGAACGAAGGCGAACTCATCGGCCTCGTCGGCGAGTCCGGTGCCGGGAAGTCCGTCGCGACGAGTTCCATCATGCGACTCGTGGAGGACCCCGGCGAAATCGTCGGCGGGACGGTGACGTACAAAGGAAAGAAGATAATCGACATCGAGGAGGGGCCGGACGGCGAACTCCGGCGCTCCCCCGAGATGCTCTCGAACGCGGAGATGCGCAAGCAGATTCGGGGCAAGGAGATAGCCATCATCTTCCAAGACCCGATGGAGGCGCTGAACCCCGTGTTCAAGGTAGGCGCGCAGCTCCGCGAGTTCATCGAGATAAACCGCGGCGTCTCCGAGAAGAAGGCCAAGGAGATCGCGGTGGACATGCTCCGGGAGGTCGGCATCCCCGAACCCGAGAAGCGGTACGACAGCTACCCCCACCAGTTCTCCGGCGGGATGCGCCAACGCGTCCTCATCGCGATGGCGCTGTCCTGTCAGCCCGACCTCATCATCGCCGACGAACCGACGACGGCGCTCGACGTGACCGTCGAGGGCCAGATCATCGACCTGGTGGACGACCTCAGAGAGAAGTACAACACGTCGTTCATCTGGGTGACGCACGACTTGGGCGTCGTCGCGGAGATATGCGACCGGGTGAACGTGATGTACCTCGGCGAAATCATCGAACAGGCCGACGTGGACGACCTGTTCCACAAGACGCGACACCCCTACACGGACGCGCTGTTGGACTCCATCCCCCGCCCGGACCAGACGGTGGAGGAGCTTCAACCCATCAAGGGCGTGATGCCCGAGGCCATCAACCCGCCCTCCGGGTGCCGCTTCCACACGCGGTGTCCGGACGCGCGAACCGTCTGCCCGGAGGTCCGCCCAGAGTATCAGGACGTGAGCGACCCGGACGAGGCGCGGCACATGGTCTCCTGTGTGAAGTACGAGAACGTCGGCTACGACGACGCGGAACCGTTGGAGACGGAGGCCACGGAGGCGTTCGGCGGCGGCCTCGTCGAAGCCAGAGGTGACGACGAATGA
- a CDS encoding ABC transporter permease, protein MSDQPTTRTDVDAGADAGADAPAGEDEEQPEARVGWRYTLSQVKRDPTALAGLCIIAVMAVIAAIAFVDGVLFEYLADYQVFANMGVHQYVLAETFWVNPAVDPGNAQILRPPVGLTNQLYPEQPGTWAHPLGTDHRGRDILVRLFYGTRIAITVGIVSTGLALVLGTLVGAVAGYYGGWIDDALMRTAETLYAIPFLVLVIAFMTAFGVNLIYAMVGVGIATIPTFARLIRSRVLSVREEDYVEAARAAGVRDRNIILRHVIPNSFAPVLVQATLQIGVNILIIAGLSFLGYGAQPPTPSWGQMLSNSRQYMLPNPWFSIWPGIAILVTVIGFNLIGDGLRDALDPRINN, encoded by the coding sequence ATGAGCGACCAACCAACGACACGAACCGACGTGGACGCCGGTGCCGACGCCGGCGCGGACGCCCCCGCCGGAGAGGACGAAGAACAGCCCGAAGCGCGAGTGGGGTGGCGGTACACGCTCTCGCAGGTGAAACGCGACCCGACGGCGCTGGCCGGGTTGTGTATCATCGCGGTGATGGCGGTCATCGCCGCCATCGCGTTCGTCGACGGCGTGCTCTTCGAGTATCTCGCCGACTATCAGGTGTTCGCGAACATGGGCGTCCACCAGTACGTGCTGGCGGAGACGTTCTGGGTCAACCCGGCCGTCGACCCGGGCAACGCGCAGATTCTCCGCCCGCCGGTCGGACTGACGAACCAGCTGTACCCCGAGCAGCCGGGGACGTGGGCGCACCCGCTGGGAACGGACCACCGCGGCCGCGACATCCTCGTTCGGCTGTTCTACGGGACGCGCATCGCCATCACCGTCGGCATCGTCTCGACGGGCCTCGCGCTCGTTCTGGGGACGCTCGTCGGCGCAGTCGCCGGCTACTACGGCGGATGGATAGACGACGCGCTGATGCGTACCGCCGAGACGCTGTACGCCATCCCGTTCCTCGTGTTGGTCATCGCGTTCATGACCGCGTTCGGCGTGAACCTCATCTACGCGATGGTCGGCGTCGGTATCGCGACCATCCCGACGTTCGCCCGCCTCATCCGCTCTCGCGTGCTCTCGGTGCGCGAGGAGGACTACGTCGAGGCGGCGCGTGCGGCGGGCGTCCGCGACCGGAACATCATCCTCCGACACGTCATCCCGAACAGTTTCGCTCCCGTGCTCGTGCAGGCGACGTTGCAGATCGGCGTGAACATCCTCATCATCGCCGGTCTCTCGTTCCTCGGGTACGGCGCACAGCCCCCGACGCCGTCGTGGGGACAGATGCTCTCGAACTCGCGCCAGTACATGCTGCCGAACCCGTGGTTCAGCATCTGGCCGGGCATCGCCATCCTCGTCACCGTCATCGGCTTCAACCTCATCGGTGACGGGCTGAGAGACGCACTCGACCCACGGATAAACAACTGA
- a CDS encoding ABC transporter permease, whose product MGRLRYAIRRLLQSIPVVIGVITITFFLTDAIPGDPVSIMLGPSPSAQQAAAIRAKFGLDQPLHVRYFNYLIDVAQLQLGTSIYYQVPVTQKIAERLPITLYLLLSSFAFALVTAVPLGIVSAKRRNKPTDHVSRVVALLGVSTPSFWIGLMLIIVFSFWLNLFPSTNLVLPWASPAGVDGASNQFEVILTSIHHLILPMITLGTLQMAAFTRIERSSMLEVLGEEYVKLARAYGVSERKIVRKHAFKNAQLPLITLVGLNLTSALGGAVLTETVFSINGMGRLIITAIQNQDYPLVMGTTLVFGLVFVIGVIITDLSYAYVDPRVSFEGSE is encoded by the coding sequence ATGGGACGGCTTCGGTACGCGATCAGGCGACTACTCCAGTCGATCCCGGTGGTTATCGGCGTGATTACCATCACGTTCTTCCTCACCGACGCGATTCCCGGGGACCCGGTATCGATAATGTTGGGACCGTCGCCGAGCGCACAGCAGGCGGCGGCGATTCGGGCGAAGTTCGGGCTCGACCAACCGCTCCACGTCCGGTACTTCAACTACCTCATCGACGTGGCGCAACTGCAGTTGGGCACGAGCATCTACTACCAAGTTCCGGTGACGCAGAAGATAGCCGAGCGACTGCCGATAACGCTGTACCTGCTGCTTTCGAGCTTCGCGTTCGCGCTCGTGACGGCGGTACCGCTTGGTATCGTCTCCGCGAAGCGCCGGAACAAGCCGACCGACCACGTCTCGCGAGTCGTGGCACTGCTCGGCGTGAGCACGCCCTCCTTCTGGATCGGGCTGATGCTCATCATCGTCTTCTCGTTCTGGTTGAACCTCTTCCCGTCGACGAACCTCGTCTTACCGTGGGCGTCACCCGCCGGCGTGGACGGGGCGTCGAACCAGTTCGAGGTCATCCTCACGTCGATTCACCACCTCATCCTTCCGATGATAACGCTGGGAACGCTGCAGATGGCGGCGTTCACCCGCATCGAGCGCTCCTCGATGCTGGAAGTGCTCGGCGAGGAGTACGTGAAGCTCGCCCGCGCCTACGGCGTCAGCGAGCGGAAAATCGTCCGGAAGCACGCGTTCAAAAACGCACAGCTCCCGCTCATCACGCTCGTGGGACTCAACCTCACGTCGGCGCTCGGCGGGGCCGTGCTGACCGAGACCGTCTTCTCCATCAACGGGATGGGTCGGCTCATCATCACGGCGATTCAGAACCAAGACTACCCGCTCGTCATGGGTACGACGCTCGTGTTCGGCCTCGTGTTCGTCATCGGGGTCATCATCACCGACCTCTCGTACGCGTACGTCGACCCGCGGGTGTCCTTCGAGGGGAGTGAGTGA
- a CDS encoding ABC transporter substrate-binding protein, protein MSDEKTFHSKMNRRRVLQGLGGVGLAGIAGCSGQGGSGTGTGNGTEGGSSSKLKIGQTKSPIEFDPIVLNDVPSTEVVDRIVEGLYSYDESTGLVPVLATGEPEVSKEGTRYVVEIEENATFSNGDTVTAEDVKYSFEAPVKEQTENASELNMIDTIEAVDEKTVQFDLKYAFAPFPNTLAWYVVPKSVREEDKDAFNTGGNLVGSGPFTFEEWSEGQFVRIKANPDYWGDPKPKLDEVEFVPVEESTTRVTTLKNGENDVIKGIPPKQYSTIRNMGDVNINEVPSIGYYYAAFNCKEGPTTDPLVREGVDYAFSMDQAVSNYVEPTGVRQYSPYPKAVAEEWGFPIDEWKQIPHDKNVDKTKELFDEAGVPDDYSFKIIVPPDDMREQIGISISNGLKEAGWEATVQRLDWGKFSEKYVTGKESDYNIYTLGWSGTPDPDAFTYYLFGATDDTIGVTEGTYYHDSSDKGATATEKFVQARKENDQKKRKQLYVEGTTTVLEDRAHLPAYNLKNSFGVKDYVKDFASHPVLQFTLSTDHNNVSVQK, encoded by the coding sequence ATGTCTGACGAAAAAACCTTCCACAGCAAGATGAACCGTCGCCGCGTCCTGCAGGGACTCGGTGGCGTCGGCCTGGCCGGCATCGCGGGATGTTCCGGTCAGGGCGGTAGCGGTACCGGCACGGGCAACGGAACCGAGGGTGGCTCTTCGAGCAAGCTCAAAATCGGGCAGACGAAGAGTCCCATCGAGTTCGACCCCATCGTCCTGAACGACGTCCCCTCGACCGAAGTCGTCGACCGAATCGTCGAAGGCCTGTACTCCTACGACGAGAGTACCGGTCTGGTCCCCGTCCTCGCCACCGGCGAGCCCGAAGTGTCCAAGGAGGGCACGCGGTACGTCGTCGAGATCGAGGAGAACGCGACGTTCTCCAACGGCGACACCGTCACCGCCGAGGACGTCAAGTACTCGTTCGAGGCTCCGGTGAAAGAGCAGACCGAGAACGCCTCGGAACTGAACATGATCGACACCATCGAGGCGGTGGACGAGAAGACCGTTCAGTTCGACCTCAAGTACGCCTTCGCCCCGTTCCCGAACACGCTCGCGTGGTACGTGGTCCCGAAGTCGGTCCGCGAAGAGGACAAAGACGCGTTCAACACCGGCGGCAACCTCGTCGGGTCCGGCCCGTTCACGTTCGAGGAGTGGTCGGAAGGCCAGTTCGTGCGCATCAAGGCGAACCCGGACTACTGGGGCGACCCCAAACCGAAGCTCGACGAAGTCGAGTTCGTCCCCGTCGAGGAGTCGACGACGCGCGTCACGACCCTCAAGAACGGCGAGAACGACGTCATCAAGGGTATTCCGCCGAAGCAGTACTCGACCATCCGCAACATGGGGGACGTGAACATCAACGAGGTCCCCAGCATCGGGTACTACTACGCCGCGTTCAACTGCAAAGAAGGTCCGACGACCGACCCCCTCGTCCGCGAGGGCGTCGACTACGCCTTCAGCATGGACCAGGCGGTGTCGAACTACGTCGAACCGACCGGCGTCCGCCAGTACAGTCCGTACCCGAAGGCCGTCGCCGAGGAGTGGGGCTTCCCCATCGACGAGTGGAAGCAGATCCCCCACGACAAGAACGTCGACAAGACGAAGGAACTGTTCGACGAGGCCGGCGTGCCGGACGACTACTCGTTCAAGATCATCGTCCCGCCGGACGACATGCGCGAACAGATAGGCATCTCCATCTCGAACGGCCTGAAGGAGGCCGGATGGGAGGCCACCGTCCAGCGTCTCGACTGGGGTAAGTTCTCCGAGAAGTACGTCACCGGCAAGGAGTCGGACTACAACATCTACACGCTCGGGTGGTCCGGCACGCCCGACCCGGACGCGTTCACGTACTACCTGTTCGGTGCGACCGACGACACCATCGGCGTCACCGAGGGGACGTACTACCACGACAGCAGCGACAAGGGCGCGACGGCCACCGAGAAGTTCGTCCAAGCGCGCAAGGAGAACGACCAGAAGAAGCGCAAGCAGCTCTACGTCGAGGGAACCACCACGGTTCTCGAAGACCGCGCGCACCTGCCCGCGTACAACCTCAAGAACAGCTTCGGTGTGAAGGACTATGTCAAGGACTTCGCATCCCACCCGGTCCTGCAGTTCACGCTGTCGACGGACCACAACAACGTCTCCGTCCAGAAATAA
- the trmY gene encoding tRNA (pseudouridine(54)-N(1))-methyltransferase TrmY has translation MRQFLIAGHDAPTTPEFSLDDIAGGAGRLDVLCRCVNSAFFLSHDIREAVRVHLVLGDEYTVRFEGSELRRLNPDERTTAALIRKALEHRDEAIGHMAAESSPGVSIRRMGFEETLREAATDATVVQLHEDGDPVVDVEPPERPLFVLSDHHDFTDEEESLLAEAADERVRLGPQLLHADHAITVAHNYLDTEGFQRY, from the coding sequence ATGCGCCAGTTCCTCATCGCCGGACACGACGCGCCGACGACGCCGGAGTTCTCGCTCGACGACATCGCCGGGGGTGCCGGCCGACTCGACGTCCTCTGTCGGTGCGTCAACTCCGCGTTCTTCCTGTCGCACGACATCCGCGAGGCGGTGCGCGTCCACCTCGTCCTCGGCGACGAGTACACGGTCCGATTCGAGGGGTCGGAACTCCGCCGCCTGAATCCGGACGAACGGACGACGGCGGCGTTGATTCGGAAGGCCTTGGAGCACCGCGACGAGGCCATCGGCCACATGGCCGCCGAGAGTTCCCCCGGTGTGAGCATCCGCCGGATGGGGTTCGAAGAGACGTTACGGGAGGCGGCGACGGACGCAACCGTCGTCCAACTTCACGAGGACGGCGACCCGGTGGTGGACGTCGAACCGCCCGAGCGCCCGCTTTTCGTCCTCTCGGACCACCACGACTTCACCGACGAGGAGGAGTCGCTCCTCGCGGAGGCGGCGGACGAACGCGTCCGCCTTGGGCCGCAACTCCTGCACGCGGACCACGCCATCACGGTGGCGCACAACTACCTCGACACCGAGGGATTCCAGCGGTACTGA